Proteins found in one Melospiza georgiana isolate bMelGeo1 chromosome 1, bMelGeo1.pri, whole genome shotgun sequence genomic segment:
- the DEK gene encoding protein DEK, whose amino-acid sequence MSSVDSSKEDTMSSEKTDEKQPETENKAEESDEDEEEEEEEEEEEKEKSLIVEGKREKKKVDRLTMQVSSLQKEPFTITPGKGQKLCEIERIQFFLSKKKTDELRNLHKLLYNRPGTVASLKKNVGQFSGFPFEKGSDQYKKKEEMLKKFRNAMLKSICEVLDLERSGVNSELVTRILNFLMHPKSSGKPLPKSKKPQSKGGKKERTSSGTTRKAKRTKYPEILSDESSSEEDEKKEKDESSEEKESEDEPPRKVSKREKSKKTPSKTKKAVKGANVKKADSSTTKKNQNSSRKESESEDSSDDEPLIKKLKKPPTDEELKETVKNLLANANLEEVTMKQICKEVYEKYPSYDLSDRKDFIKKTVKELIS is encoded by the exons ATGTCTTCTGTTGACTCATCAAAAGAAGATACAATGTCGTCAGAAAAAACAGACGAGAAACAACCtgaaactgaaaacaaagctgaggaaagtgatgaagatgaagaagaggaagaggaggaagaggaagaagaaaagg AGAAGAGCCTCATTGttgaaggaaaaagggagaagaagaaGGTTGACCGACTGACCATGCAAGTGTCCTCACTGCAGAAGGAACCTTTTACAATTACACCGG GTAAAGGACAAAAACTCTGTGAAATTGAGAGGATACAGTTCTTTCTGAGTAAAAAGAAGACAGATGAACTTAGGAACCTGCACAAACTCCTCTACAACAGGCCAGGCACT GTTGCATCCCTAAAGAAGAATGTGGGTCAGTTCAGTGGGTTTCCATTTGAAAAAGGAAGTGACCAatataaaaagaaggaagaaatgttaaaaaa atTTAGAAATGCAATGTTGAAAAGTATCTGTGAAGTTCTTGACTTGGAAAGATCAGGAGTCAATAGTGAGCTTGTAACCAGAATATTAAACTTCCTTATGCATCCAAAATCTTCAGGCAAG CCATTGCCAAAgtccaaaaaaccacaaagcaaaGGTGGCAAAAAAGAGCGCACTAGCTCTGGAACAACAAGAAAAGCGAAACGTACCAAGTACCCAGAGATCTTGTCAGATGAATCCAGTAGtgaagaagatgaaaaaaaggaaaaggatgagtcttcagaagaaaaagaaagtgaagatGAG cccCCAAGAAAAGTatctaaaagagaaaaatctaaaaAGACACCTtctaaaaccaagaaagctgTGAAGGGTGCAAATGTCAAGAAGGCAGACAGCAGCACTACTAAGAAAAACCAGAACAGTTCTAGAAAAG AAAGCGAGTCTGAGGATAGTTCAGATGATGAACCTTTGATTAAAAAACTGAAGAAACCGCCCACAGATGAAGAACTGAAGGAAACTGTTAAGAATTTGTTGGCCAATGCAAATTTGGAGGAGGTTACAATGAAACAAATCTGCAAGGAA GTGTATGAAAAATATCCTAGTTACGATTTATCTGACAGAAAagacttcattaaaaaaacagtCAAAGAG TTGATTTCATGA
- the KDM1B gene encoding lysine-specific histone demethylase 2, translating into MSTGRVRTKKKACSSDQSPDNLPLRSSGRQVKKKAAEAADDDDEASEKKYRKCEKAGCTATCPVCFASAAERCAKNGYTSRWYHLSCGEHFCNECFDHYYRSHKDGYEKYTAWKRIWTSNGKSEPSPKAFMADQQLPYWVQCTKPECGKWRQLTKEIQLTPQIAKTYRCGMKLNNSTKSEGSDQCSMPEDLRVAEVSDHWWYSMLILPPLLKDSVAAPFLAAYYPDCVGMSPSCTSTNRSPGESNLVKLEHLKSVPNVTVAGMNKYFQPFYQPNECGKALCVRPDVMELDELYEFPEYSRDPTMYLALRNLILALWYTNCKEALTPQKCIHHIIVRGLVRIRCVQEMERILYFMTRKGLINTGILSVSSDQYLLPKEYHNKSVIIVGAGAAGLAAARQLHNFGIKVIVLEAKDRIGGRVWDDKTFTGVTVGRGAQIVNGCVNNPMALMCEQLGIKMHKLGEKCDLIQEGGRITDPTIDKRMDFHFNAILDVVSEWRKDKTQHQDVPLGEKIQEIYKAFIQESGIQFSELEEKVLQFHLSNLEYACGSNLSQVSARSWDHNEFFAQFAGDHTLLTVGYSTVIDKLAEGLDIRLNFPVQSIDYSGEEVQVTTADGTVWTTQKVLVTVPLALLQKNAIQFNPPLSEKKIKAINSLGAGVIEKIALQFPYRFWDSKIQGADFFGHVPPNSSQRGLFSVFYDMDPEGKESILMSVVTGDAVTAIKNLDDQQVLQQCMTVLRELFKEQEVPEPEKFFVTRWSNDPWLQMAYSFVKTGGSGEAYDMMAEDIQGKVFFAGEATNRHFPQTVTGAYLSGVREASKIAAF; encoded by the exons ATGTGCAAAAAATGGCTACACGTCTAGATGGTACCATCTGTCCTGTGGGGAGCACTTCTGCAATGAATGCTTTGACCACTATTACCGAAG CCATAAAGATGGTTATGAGAAATACACTGCCTGGAAAAGGATTTGGACAAGCAATGGTAAAAGTGAGCCCAGTCCAAAAGCCTTTATGGCTGATCAACAACTTCCTTACTGG GTGCAGTGCACAAAACCAGAATGTGGTAAATGGCGTCAGCTGACAAAGGAAATCCAGCTGACACCACAAATAGCAAAAACCTACAGATGTGGTATGAAACTGAACAATTCCACCAAG TCTGAGGGCTCAGACCAATGTTCCATGCCTGAGGACTTG AGAGTGGCTGAAGTTTCAGACCATTGGTGGTACTCCATGCTCATACTCCCTCCTTTGCTGAAAGACAGTGTGGCAGCTCCCTTTCTAGCTGCATATTATCCAGACTGCGTGGGCATGAGTCCATCCTGTACCAGCACTAATCGGTCACCTGGTGAATCCAACCTTGTGAAGTTAGAGCACCTAAAGAGCGTGCCTAATGTGACTG TTGCAGGCATGAACAAGTATTTCCAGCCTTTTTACCAGCCCAATGAATGTGGGAAAGCACTTTGTGTGAGGCCAGATGTcatggaactggatgagctctATGAGTTCCCAGAATATTCACGAGATCCTACCATGTACCTGGCATTGAGAAACTTGATTTTGGCTTTGTGGTACACAAACTGCAAG GAGGCTCTCACCCCTCAAAAATGTATCCATCATATAATTGTTCGGGGGCTTGTGCGGATCCGCTGTGTGCAGGAAATGGAGAGGATCCTGTATTTTATGACAAGGAAAGGGTTAATTAATACAGGGATTTTGTCAGTCAGTTCTGACCAGTACCTTCTTCCTAAGGAATACCACAAT aaaTCTGTCATTATTGTTGGGGCTGGTGCAGCAGGATTAGCAGCAGCCCGGCAACTGCACAACTTTGGAATTAAG GTCATTGTTTTAGAAGCTAAGGACAGAATTGGTGGCCGAGTGTGGGACGACAAGACGTTCACAGGAGTCACTGTTGGAAGAGGCGCACAAATCGTCAATGGATGTGTCAACAACCCAATGGCACTAATGTGTGAGCAA CTTGGCATTAAAATGCACAAACTAGGGGAGAAATGTGACTTGATCCAGGAAGGTGGAAGGATAACAGATCCCACTATTGATAAACGTATGGACTTCCATTTCAATGCCATCCTAGATGTTGTCTCTGAGTGGAGAAAAGATAAAACCCAACATCAAGATGTTCCTCTTGGTG aaaaaatacaaGAGATATATAAAGCCTTTATTCAGGAGTCTGGTATCCAGTTCAGTGAGCTGGAAGAAAAAGTACTGCAGTTCCATCTCAGTAATTTGGAATATGCCTGCGGCAGCAATCTCTCTCAG GTATCTGCACGCTCATGGGACCACAATGAATTTTTTGCCCAGTTTGCTGGAGATCACACTCTTCTAACTGTGGGATATTCAACTGTGATTGACAAGTTGGCAGAAGGGCTGGACATCCGGCTGAATTTCCCA GTTCAGAGTATTGACTATTCTGGTGAAGAAGTGCAGGTCACTACTGCAGATGGAACAGTGTGGACAACACAAAAG GTATTAGTGACTGTACCACTGGCCCTTCTTCAGAAAAATGCCATTCAGTTTAATCCTCcactgtcagaaaaaaaaattaaagccatTAATAGTTTGGGAGCAGGAGTCATTGAGAAA ATCGCCTTGCAGTTTCCATATAGATTTTGGGACAGTAAAATTCAAGGAGCTGATTTTTTTGGTCATGTTCCACCCAATTCCAGCCAACGTGGGCTCTTTAGTGTCTTCTATGACATGGATCCAGAG GgcaaagaaagcattttaatgTCAGTGGTCACCGGAGATGCTGTGACAGCCATTAAGAATTTAGATGACCAACAAGTACTGCAACAGTGCATGACTGTACTCCGAGAGCTGTTTAAGGAGCAG GAGGTTCCTGAGCCAGAGAAGTTTTTTGTTACCCGATGGAGCAATGACCCTTGGCTGCAGATGGCGTACAGCTTTGTGAAAACCGGGGGCAGCGGCGAAGCTTACGACATGATGGCTGAAGACATACAAGGAAAAGTTTTCTTTGCTGGTGAG gCCACAAATAGGCACTTTCCTCAGACCGTTACAGGAGCTTACTTGAGTGGAGTTCGAGAAGCCAGCAAAATAGCAGCATTTTAA